In Kosmotoga arenicorallina S304, the DNA window CAAAAGCGATAGAGCAGGAAATTGCCACTCTTATGAAAAGAGCAAGAGAGCTTTCAATCGAACCTGAAGAGATAATTCGCCTGATCGAAGAATGGGGAGGGAAAAGCAAATGAACAAAGTTGTCGAAGTGAAAGATTTGGTGAAAAAGTATCCCGGTTTCCAGCTTGGTCCGATAGATTTAGAAATCCCCGAGGGTAGTATCGTAGGCCTGATAGGTCCAAACGGTGCTGGAAAAACCACACTTATCAAATCTATGCTGAATTTAGTTCACCGCGATGCGGGCATGGTGAGAATAATGGGTATGGACCTCAGCAAAAACGAAAGGGAAATAAAAGATATTGTCGGATATGTGGGCGAGCATCAGTATTTCTATGAAGACAAAAGGGTTAGCTGGTTGGGGAATTTTGTATCGAGCTTTTACAGCAACTGGAATAACGATTTGTTCCGTGAACTTCTTGAAAAATACCAGATTGATCCAAAGAAAAGGGCAAGAGAATTATCCAAAGGGATGCGCGTGAAACTCTCTTTCGCAATTGCCATATCCCATAATCCAAAAGTCATGCTTCTTGACGAACCAACCTCTGGTCTGGATCCCATTGTAAGGAGGGAAATACTAGAAGAAATGCGAAATATCGCCGGAGATGAGAAAAGGAGCGTGTTGATATCATCTCATATTACAGACGACATTGACCGTATAGCTGATTATGTTATCTACCTTCTAGATGGAAAGGTTGCACTCTACTCTGAAAAGGACAGCCTTCTGGCCGAGTGGAAGAGGATTCACTATGTAGATGGTGAACTTCCGGACTCTTTGCAGAATTCGCTTTTTGATAAAACCGAAACAGCCTTTGGAAATTCTGGCATCACCTCAAAATACAGTGAGTTAAAGGCCCTGCTCGATCCATTACTTCAGGAAGGAAGGGTAAAAGTTGAAAATCTCGGGCTGGATGACATATTGATTTGCCTTGTGGGGAAGTGTAAAAAATGATACTGAAAATACTTTTGAAAGAACTGAATAAGGCAAAATTCTTTTTGCTTTTCTGGATTATAACGATATTTTCGGCAATGAGTTTAATAAACCTTGTGCTTTCCGGTTCGACCAGGGGAGCATTGACCTCTTTGGTTGGAGCAGCTTTTGTAGTTATGGGGATATTCATATCCATATCTCTGATTGAGAACTATGAGAGCCACCATAGGGGTTATGACATAATGCTCATAATGCCTGTGAAACTCCTGGATATAATAATGGCAAAATTCCTGGCATTATTGATAATCATGGGTACAAGTATATGCTCGGTATTGCCCTTTGTGCTGGCTTATGGAGTAGAGCCCCTTGCCACTCACGCTTTGATGATCTCTATCAATCTCGCTCTTGTAATTGGCGGGCTTTTCCATCTGGGCATTGCACGCCTTGGCTTTGAGAAATGCCTGAATATACTTCTTTTTGGTGCTGGAACTGCGGGTTTTGTCGTGTTGTTAATATTACAGATCATAGGAAGAAGCAAAGATCCCGGAACTATCGAAAACTTTGCGTTGCTCATTTCAAAGTGGCCAGTACTGCTTATTTCGATTTTGACATACTTTTTACTAATGCTTTTAACTGTCAAAGTAAAAGCCAGGTACCCGAACAGATAAAGGAGGCAAGGCAAATGCTAAAAATACTTAAAAAGGAGCTGACAAGCTTAGGCGTACTGCTTATATTCGTATCCGCTGCCCTTTTGACAGTAGCAGCAATGTATCTCGTTATAACAGGGAGAGACCTCGAACGTACCCCAATGGCTGTTATGGATTATCTGTTCATATTGGAAGGGATGGTAATTTTTGGCCTTCCCATGGGGAACGAAAAATACGACGAAAAAAATAAGGGGTATCATCTTTATGGAATGCTCCCTGTAAAGAAAGCCAAAATAGTGAAAGCTAAGTTCCTTGCATTCCTGATTCCGGGTATTGTTATGGCTTTTGCAATCTGGTTGGCTCACTTCATTGTTCTAAAAGGCATATATCCTGAAATAGTACTTGGAGCGGTGTGCGTTGCTTTTTCGTTTAGTGCGTTCATGATGGGCATTTTATATGTGTTCATATTCAAACTGGAATACAGCAAAATGCTTATTCCAACTATGCTCACGTACATGCTGGTTCTAAGCTTCCCCATATGGTCAACAATAATTTTGAGAAGGGTATTTGGGATTTCTGAAAATGGATTGATTGGTTTCTACACAAGCCCCGTTCCTTTTGCAGTAGTTCTTATTTCACTCATTTGCCTTTATTTCCTGTACAAAAAGGCAGTAAGGAAGTTTTTGCAAAGGGAATTTTAGCATATAAAGGGGGAAGAACGGATGGAAATAATTGACGTACAACGAACAACGCACAACATACAACGATTTTCTTGTTTCTCGAATCCCAAGTCTCGGATCTCGGACTCTCGGTTACCATTTCTCGATTTTCTCG includes these proteins:
- a CDS encoding ABC transporter ATP-binding protein — translated: MNKVVEVKDLVKKYPGFQLGPIDLEIPEGSIVGLIGPNGAGKTTLIKSMLNLVHRDAGMVRIMGMDLSKNEREIKDIVGYVGEHQYFYEDKRVSWLGNFVSSFYSNWNNDLFRELLEKYQIDPKKRARELSKGMRVKLSFAIAISHNPKVMLLDEPTSGLDPIVRREILEEMRNIAGDEKRSVLISSHITDDIDRIADYVIYLLDGKVALYSEKDSLLAEWKRIHYVDGELPDSLQNSLFDKTETAFGNSGITSKYSELKALLDPLLQEGRVKVENLGLDDILICLVGKCKK
- a CDS encoding ABC-2 transporter permease, translating into MILKILLKELNKAKFFLLFWIITIFSAMSLINLVLSGSTRGALTSLVGAAFVVMGIFISISLIENYESHHRGYDIMLIMPVKLLDIIMAKFLALLIIMGTSICSVLPFVLAYGVEPLATHALMISINLALVIGGLFHLGIARLGFEKCLNILLFGAGTAGFVVLLILQIIGRSKDPGTIENFALLISKWPVLLISILTYFLLMLLTVKVKARYPNR
- a CDS encoding ABC-2 transporter permease: MLKILKKELTSLGVLLIFVSAALLTVAAMYLVITGRDLERTPMAVMDYLFILEGMVIFGLPMGNEKYDEKNKGYHLYGMLPVKKAKIVKAKFLAFLIPGIVMAFAIWLAHFIVLKGIYPEIVLGAVCVAFSFSAFMMGILYVFIFKLEYSKMLIPTMLTYMLVLSFPIWSTIILRRVFGISENGLIGFYTSPVPFAVVLISLICLYFLYKKAVRKFLQREF